TCAATATACTCGTCCTTTTGATGAGCAATATCCGGTCTGCCAGGGAACAGCGGACCGAATGCCACGCCCGCTTTCAGTGAGCGGGCATATGTTCCGCCGCCAATGGAAATCAGGCTCGCTTTCTCCCCGGTTTGCTCTTCATACACTTTGGAAAGCGTTTGGATAAGCGGATGATCCGCTTCTACATAATGGGATGGTGAGTCATTGAACATGGTCAGTTCCGCACCTTCAATGGATTCAAAAGCAGCCTTGATTGGCTGGGATGATGCGGTAACCGGATAGCGGACGTTGATTCCAAGCTCGCCGGTCTGATTTGAAAATTTCATCGTTCCAAGATTAACCGTTAAATCTCCGCTCACCTCATCGTTCGCTTTTATTCCAAGAGCCTGACCCCTTGTATCCCCATCAAAATGGTCTTTAATAAAAGAAACGAATCGTTTTCCGGCTTCGTCCAAATCGAGTGTTTCAAGGAATGATGCTAAGCTGACTCCGGCATTCTTTCCATTGTTCGGTTCCATCGCATGTGCGGAAACCCCTTCAACCTGAAGGACCGTTTGTCCGCTTCCTCTTTTAACAGAACCCTTTACATCTTCTTTTTCAAGCCATGCTGAAAATTGAGCCTCGAGTTCATCGGTTCCTTTTACTTCAGCTTCCGCAAAATCAGGCACCATGTTAAAGCGGCGGCCCGAGGAGAAGGAAACAAGGGTTAAGCTACCGGAATCAGCTGATTCTCCATTAAATTGGAGTTTCGCATCAATAATCCCTTTTTCCGCATGAATAATCGGGAAATCCGCATCTGGTGCAAATCCGATATCAGGCATTTGCTCGTGTTTAAAATAGTGATCTACACAGCGCCAGTCACTCTCTTCGTCCGTTCCGATAATCATGCGGACTTTTTTATTCAGCTCCACACCTGAATCCTTAACAAGCTTCATCGCGTGATAAGCTGCCATTGTCGGCCCCTTATCATCCAGTGCGCCGCGCGCAAATATTTTTCCGTCCCGTATCTCCGCTCCATAAGGATCTGAAGTCCATCCGTCTCCCTCAGGAACCACATCAATATGGCACAGGATACCAAGCAGTTCATCCCCCTTGCCCATTTCCAAATGACCTGCATAGCCGTCCAGGTTTTTTGAAATGAAGCCATCCTTCTCGCCTTTATTCAGCAAGTGCTCAAACGCTTCCTGAATTCCTTTCCCAAAAGGAGCTCCTTCCTGTCCGTCTTCCTCATCCAATACGCTTTTAATGCGCAAAAATTCCTGAGTATCCTTAATGATCTGTTCCCGTCTTTTTTCTGTTTCTTCAATCCAATTAAACATCTTTAAACCCCTCTTCTGCTCTATGTATGATTTTGCTCTATATATGATAAGATACCAAACGAATAGGTTCTATGAAAGAACGGGGCACAAAAAAGAAACATACCCCTTGCATTTTTAATAAAAAACGAATATTATTATTAAGGTTTTGAAATAATGTTCGTATTATTTGGAGGTTTCCCATGTTTAAACTAAAAGAGAACCAAACCACTTTAAGAACTGAAATAATCGCTGGCTTTACGACTTTTCTTACCATGGTCTACATCGTGGTAGTTAACCCGCAAATTCTATCTGCTGCCGGAGTACCTCCTCAGCAAGTATTTGTTGCAACCATTATCGCATCCATCATCGGAACCCTGTGGATGGCGTTTTTCGCGAACTACCCTATCGCAATCGCTCCGGGAATGGGCCTGAACGCCTATTTTGCTTTTTCCGTCGTTGGAGGAAAAGCAAACATTTCCTATGAAGTAGCATTTGCTTCCGTGTTTGTTGCTGGTATTATTTTTGTCATCCTTTCCCTTACTCCATTCCGAAAACAGCTGATTGAAGCGATCCCTTCAAACCTGAAAAATGGAATTACAGCCGGAATTGGATTATTTATCGCTTTTATCGGACTCCGTACTTCCGGAATTGTTGCCGATCATCCTCAAAATCTCGTAGCACTGGGGGATCTTCATTCAGCACCTGTCGTGCTCACCTTAGTCGGACTTGCTATTACACTCGTTCTGATGACACGCAATGTTAACGGCGCAATCTTTATTGGAATGATCGCGACCGGCCTCATTGCCTATTTTACCGGTCAGCTTAAGATTACCGGAGTAATGGCACTGCCGCATCTGCCTGAAGGAATCATCATCAACCCTATTACTGCATTTGGTGATGTCATTCATTACGGTTTGTACGCTGTTGTATTCTCCTTTCTGCTTGTGACGATTTTTGACACAACCGGAACGATGATCGGGGTTGCCCAGCAGGCAGGCCTTATGAAAGGCAAAGAGCTTCCTAATGCAAGAAAAGCATTGCTTGCAGATTCGTCCGCTACAACAATCGGCGCCATGTTTGGTACAAGTCCTACGACAGCATACATTGAATCATCCGCAGGTGTTGCCGCTGGAGGAAGAACAGGTCTTACTGCGCTCGTAGTCGCCATTCTGTTCGCAATATCCTCCTTCTTCTTTCCGCTAGTAAGCGCAGTATCCGGGATTCCGGCGATTACGGCTCCTGCCCTGATCATTGTCGGAAGCTTGATGATGGGATCCATTGCGAACATCAACTGGGGAGAATTGGACGAAGCGTTCCCTGCATTCCTTGTTATTCTTAGCATGCCCCTTACTTCAAGCATTGCAACAGGTATTGCCCTGGGATTCATTTCTTACCCGCTCATGAAAGCAGCTAAGGGCAAATGGAAAGAGGTTCATCCTTTTGTTTATATCTTTGCCGTTTTGTTCTTTATTCATCTTGTTGTTATTGGGTCACATTAAAAAAATGCCGCCAATACTCTGTATACAGAGCTGGCGGCATTTTTTTTATGGACAACGTTAAATGCTGCAGAGCGATAGATTCGGTAAGCTGCAATTTTGCGGGAGTGAATTCTTAATTGGATTCCCACGTCCTTCTGTTCACATAAAACGGAATATTGTCCTCAGGTACGGTATAAATCAATCCTCCATAAGGAAGGTATTCTGGCTGACCAAGCTTTGTCTCATAGTATGACCTTGCCTGCTGCTTTGGCCAGATCATTTTCATTGGAATAAACTAGTCCGGTTACCTGATGCTGAACCATTTCAGGAATGCTCCCAGCCGCAGGCAATCCAAAGATTTGAACCTTAGCTTAGAAAATCATATTTCATATTAACATTCTGTTTCTATAGAACTAGGCAGAAGTCGAATTTGAGAAAAATTCATAATATGTGTGCCAGCTGGCATAAAGGATCGAAAATAGCATATATAGTAAACTGAAGTATGTTTTTAAATATGAATATGTTAATATTGTGTAAATTCAAGCCTCAAGGTAGAATCTTTCCAGCGATATCGTGTAAAATATAAATGTAGCATCAACTATACCAACTAAATAGGGTAATACGAAGACATTTTCAGTGGTTGACATCCTAGATTGCTTCGGGTCTTTAGACCTGTTCAATCCAATAATGAGGAGTGGTTTTTTGAAACCTTCAACTAATCGTATGCTAAACCGTATCAAATCTATCTACA
The Metabacillus sp. FJAT-52054 genome window above contains:
- the pepV gene encoding dipeptidase PepV, with product MFNWIEETEKRREQIIKDTQEFLRIKSVLDEEDGQEGAPFGKGIQEAFEHLLNKGEKDGFISKNLDGYAGHLEMGKGDELLGILCHIDVVPEGDGWTSDPYGAEIRDGKIFARGALDDKGPTMAAYHAMKLVKDSGVELNKKVRMIIGTDEESDWRCVDHYFKHEQMPDIGFAPDADFPIIHAEKGIIDAKLQFNGESADSGSLTLVSFSSGRRFNMVPDFAEAEVKGTDELEAQFSAWLEKEDVKGSVKRGSGQTVLQVEGVSAHAMEPNNGKNAGVSLASFLETLDLDEAGKRFVSFIKDHFDGDTRGQALGIKANDEVSGDLTVNLGTMKFSNQTGELGINVRYPVTASSQPIKAAFESIEGAELTMFNDSPSHYVEADHPLIQTLSKVYEEQTGEKASLISIGGGTYARSLKAGVAFGPLFPGRPDIAHQKDEYIEIEDLIRATAIYAQAIYELAK
- a CDS encoding NCS2 family permease, which translates into the protein MFKLKENQTTLRTEIIAGFTTFLTMVYIVVVNPQILSAAGVPPQQVFVATIIASIIGTLWMAFFANYPIAIAPGMGLNAYFAFSVVGGKANISYEVAFASVFVAGIIFVILSLTPFRKQLIEAIPSNLKNGITAGIGLFIAFIGLRTSGIVADHPQNLVALGDLHSAPVVLTLVGLAITLVLMTRNVNGAIFIGMIATGLIAYFTGQLKITGVMALPHLPEGIIINPITAFGDVIHYGLYAVVFSFLLVTIFDTTGTMIGVAQQAGLMKGKELPNARKALLADSSATTIGAMFGTSPTTAYIESSAGVAAGGRTGLTALVVAILFAISSFFFPLVSAVSGIPAITAPALIIVGSLMMGSIANINWGELDEAFPAFLVILSMPLTSSIATGIALGFISYPLMKAAKGKWKEVHPFVYIFAVLFFIHLVVIGSH